The following are encoded together in the Alteromonas gilva genome:
- the dinB gene encoding DNA polymerase IV: protein MRKIIHVDMDCFYAAVEMRDNPAWRNIPLAVGGSSDRRGVIATCNYAARRFGVRSAMATAYALKLCPDLKLVKGRMALYQQESAKIRAIFADYTDLIEPLSLDEAFLDVTESTLYQGSATRIAEEIRFRIANELNLTASAGVAPCKFVAKVASDENKPNGLCVITPDKLDAFVRQLPLKKIPGVGAVTVQKLQQLGLQTCDDVRRYPQTELQKRFGKFGQVLWDRAHGIDDRPVQINRIRKSVGVERTLSADIYSVEDCDDVIEMLYVKLNERLIAHQQKHNGGRPPNIRTLGVKLKFSDFQLTTVEHRYPSVHRSAFKPLLEEAYLRANGRGVRLVGVHVGLADKEQHRQLDLPLVMHN from the coding sequence ATGCGAAAAATAATTCACGTCGATATGGATTGCTTTTATGCCGCCGTTGAGATGCGTGATAATCCTGCCTGGCGAAATATTCCCCTTGCGGTGGGCGGAAGCTCTGACCGGCGCGGTGTTATTGCTACCTGCAATTATGCGGCGCGTCGGTTTGGTGTGCGCTCGGCGATGGCCACGGCTTATGCACTAAAACTCTGCCCGGATTTAAAATTAGTGAAGGGCCGCATGGCGTTGTATCAGCAAGAATCCGCTAAAATACGCGCTATCTTTGCTGATTACACCGATCTTATTGAACCGTTGTCGCTGGATGAAGCGTTTTTAGACGTTACCGAGTCGACCTTGTATCAGGGCAGCGCCACGCGAATAGCCGAGGAAATACGCTTTCGTATAGCCAATGAACTCAACCTGACGGCGTCGGCAGGTGTGGCGCCCTGTAAATTTGTTGCAAAAGTTGCCAGCGACGAAAATAAACCCAACGGTTTATGCGTTATCACCCCCGACAAACTGGACGCATTTGTGCGTCAACTGCCACTTAAAAAAATTCCCGGTGTCGGCGCGGTAACCGTACAAAAATTGCAGCAGCTTGGTTTGCAAACCTGTGATGATGTCAGGCGCTATCCACAAACCGAGCTGCAAAAGCGCTTTGGGAAATTTGGCCAGGTGCTCTGGGATCGGGCGCATGGTATTGATGATCGGCCGGTGCAAATCAACCGCATCAGAAAATCAGTTGGCGTAGAGCGTACCCTGAGTGCAGACATTTACAGTGTAGAAGACTGCGATGATGTCATCGAAATGCTCTACGTTAAGCTCAACGAACGTTTAATCGCGCATCAGCAAAAGCATAATGGCGGCCGACCACCGAATATTCGCACCTTAGGGGTTAAGCTTAAGTTCAGCGATTTTCAGCTGACTACCGTTGAGCATCGCTATCCCAGCGTTCACCGCAGTGCGTTTAAACCCTTGTTAGAGGAAGCCTATTTACGGGCAAACGGCCGTGGTGTGAGGCTGGTTGGGGTGCATGTGGGCCTGGCCGATAAGGAACAGCACCGTCAGTTGGATTTGCCATTGGTAATGCATAATTAA
- a CDS encoding DUF1653 domain-containing protein: MLTPGVYQHYKGNNYEVIGVATHSEDETSLVVYRPLYGDRALWVRPLSMFTEEVKVNGRSVARFRYLGDKTPQTV, translated from the coding sequence ATGCTCACCCCGGGGGTTTACCAACATTATAAAGGCAATAACTACGAAGTGATCGGTGTCGCTACTCACTCCGAGGATGAAACCTCACTGGTGGTATACCGGCCTCTCTATGGAGACAGGGCGTTGTGGGTCAGGCCTCTCAGTATGTTCACCGAAGAAGTCAAAGTGAACGGCCGCAGCGTCGCACGCTTTCGTTATTTAGGTGATAAAACCCCACAAACCGTTTAG
- a CDS encoding MBL fold metallo-hydrolase, with product MKSKFYSVIAASLMLISGVSAAQDQFADVEISVTSLSGSAYMLQGAGGNIGVSAGEDGVLIIDDQFAPLAPKISAALGELATDAPSYVINTHYHGDHTGSNGFFHEHKGATIFAHENVRVRLASDDNVSPSALPVVTYEQGIKIHFNNETLHVFHLPSGHTDGDSVVWFENANVLHSGDLFFNERFPYIDLGAGGSVEGYIKSVETLLTKIDADTQIIPGHGPLATKADYESFLAMIKATKAFVDAQKAAGMSVDDVVKQGLPEKWAQWSWNFITEERWIKTLY from the coding sequence ATGAAATCAAAATTTTATAGCGTAATAGCGGCGAGTTTAATGCTTATCAGTGGCGTGAGTGCGGCGCAGGATCAATTTGCAGACGTAGAAATCAGCGTTACGTCATTATCAGGCAGTGCCTACATGTTACAGGGAGCCGGCGGCAATATAGGTGTTTCGGCCGGCGAAGACGGCGTGTTAATCATTGACGATCAATTTGCCCCACTGGCACCTAAAATCAGTGCGGCGCTGGGCGAATTAGCCACGGATGCGCCAAGCTATGTCATCAATACCCATTATCACGGCGATCACACTGGCAGCAATGGCTTTTTCCACGAGCACAAAGGGGCAACCATTTTCGCCCATGAAAATGTGCGTGTGCGGTTGGCCAGCGATGACAACGTAAGTCCCTCGGCATTGCCGGTTGTAACCTATGAGCAGGGCATCAAAATCCATTTTAATAATGAAACCCTGCATGTATTTCATTTGCCCAGCGGGCACACCGATGGTGACAGCGTAGTATGGTTTGAAAATGCCAATGTATTGCATAGCGGCGACCTGTTTTTTAACGAGCGCTTCCCATATATTGATTTGGGTGCAGGTGGCAGTGTTGAAGGCTATATCAAATCGGTAGAAACTCTGTTAACTAAAATAGATGCAGACACGCAGATCATTCCGGGTCATGGCCCGCTGGCAACGAAAGCAGACTACGAGAGCTTTTTAGCGATGATCAAAGCCACTAAGGCATTTGTCGATGCGCAAAAGGCCGCAGGCATGTCGGTTGATGATGTTGTTAAGCAAGGCTTGCCGGAGAAATGGGCGCAGTGGAGCTGGAACTTTATTACCGAAGAGCGGTGGATTAAAACCTTGTACTGA
- the ppnP gene encoding pyrimidine/purine nucleoside phosphorylase has translation MSLSVNSYFDDKVKSIAFESANGPVTSGVMLPGEYVFDTTKDEVMKVVEGELIVKLPGAAEYVSFKTGTEFNVAANQSFDVKVTSTTAYLCFYS, from the coding sequence ATGTCATTAAGTGTAAATAGCTACTTCGACGACAAAGTAAAATCTATTGCCTTTGAATCGGCCAATGGCCCCGTCACTTCTGGTGTAATGTTACCTGGTGAGTATGTATTTGATACCACTAAAGATGAAGTGATGAAGGTAGTTGAAGGTGAGCTAATTGTTAAGCTGCCTGGTGCAGCTGAGTATGTCTCATTTAAAACCGGCACAGAATTTAACGTCGCGGCGAATCAGTCGTTCGATGTAAAAGTAACGTCTACCACTGCTTACCTGTGCTTTTATAGCTAA
- a CDS encoding amidohydrolase: MTLNNTYKKITSLFSALLLTLSVHSVTNAATLFTNVKGYTLDNQGQLLTFHSLLIDNGKVVSLDPDTVPGNVDRIDGHNKVLLPGLIDAHGHLLGLGGNLLEVDLRASSTMQEAAQWVAQYAMGHADQEWIKGRGWNQELWSDRSFPSAAVLDEVISNKPVWLTRVDGHAAWVNSKALDMAGITADTPDPTGGQIIRDADGNPTGVLIDRAMDLVGDIMPKQSSKLYQAQLNAAGEHLLSVGITAMHDAGIGHHVYDFYLARAAEQQLPVRIYAMLSATDPTLPEMLDTGIIRSNDDFLYIRSVKAYGDGALGSRGAALLKPYSDAPHQHGLLLTQPEDFPALFQQVLGNGFQLNFHAIGDRANRMVLDEFERTFSTVGGQSLRNRVEHAQVIDVNDLSRFAELDVLPSMQPTHATSDKNMAEDRIGKARMEGAYAWKTLIDSGIALPLGSDFPVELANPFYGLHAAVTRQDRDNQPVKGWYPEQALSIEQAFKGFTLDAAYAAHMEDSLGGLTPGKWADFILVDQDIFSVPAQDIWKTQVIQTWLAGEKVFDANTTTK, from the coding sequence ATGACTCTGAATAATACCTACAAAAAAATAACGTCTTTATTCTCAGCGCTTTTACTCACGCTGTCGGTACACAGTGTTACCAATGCGGCAACGCTATTCACCAACGTAAAAGGTTATACCCTCGATAATCAGGGCCAGTTGTTAACCTTCCATTCCTTGCTCATCGATAACGGCAAAGTAGTGAGTTTGGATCCTGACACGGTACCCGGCAATGTCGACCGGATTGATGGCCATAACAAGGTATTACTCCCCGGCCTTATCGACGCCCATGGCCATCTGCTGGGGCTCGGCGGCAACCTGCTTGAAGTTGACTTACGCGCCTCATCCACTATGCAGGAGGCTGCGCAGTGGGTTGCGCAGTATGCCATGGGTCACGCCGATCAGGAGTGGATTAAAGGGCGCGGCTGGAACCAGGAGTTATGGAGCGATCGCTCCTTCCCCAGCGCTGCGGTGCTTGATGAGGTTATCAGCAACAAACCCGTGTGGCTGACCCGGGTCGACGGCCATGCTGCCTGGGTGAATAGCAAAGCGCTTGATATGGCAGGCATAACGGCCGACACACCAGACCCAACCGGTGGCCAAATCATTCGCGACGCCGACGGCAATCCTACCGGGGTGTTGATTGACCGCGCCATGGATCTGGTTGGCGATATAATGCCAAAACAAAGCAGTAAACTCTATCAGGCTCAACTCAATGCTGCTGGTGAGCACTTACTATCCGTTGGTATAACTGCGATGCACGATGCTGGCATCGGTCACCATGTTTATGATTTTTACCTGGCTCGTGCTGCTGAACAACAATTACCAGTACGCATTTACGCCATGCTAAGCGCCACCGATCCCACGTTGCCTGAAATGCTCGACACCGGGATCATTCGCAGTAATGACGACTTTTTATATATTCGCAGCGTAAAAGCCTATGGTGATGGCGCGTTGGGCAGCCGCGGCGCAGCATTGCTTAAGCCTTACAGCGATGCGCCGCATCAGCATGGTTTATTGCTCACTCAACCGGAAGATTTCCCTGCCTTATTTCAACAGGTACTGGGCAACGGCTTTCAGCTGAACTTTCACGCTATTGGCGATCGCGCCAACCGGATGGTGCTTGACGAGTTTGAACGTACTTTCAGCACTGTGGGCGGCCAGTCCTTGCGCAACCGGGTCGAACACGCGCAGGTGATTGACGTCAATGATTTGTCTCGTTTTGCCGAGTTGGATGTATTACCATCGATGCAACCTACCCATGCTACCAGCGATAAAAATATGGCCGAGGATCGTATTGGCAAAGCCAGAATGGAAGGGGCTTATGCCTGGAAAACGTTAATTGACAGTGGTATTGCTCTACCTTTGGGCTCTGATTTTCCGGTGGAACTGGCAAACCCTTTTTACGGTTTACACGCCGCCGTGACACGCCAGGATCGCGACAATCAACCGGTTAAAGGCTGGTATCCTGAGCAAGCACTGAGCATTGAGCAAGCCTTTAAAGGCTTTACCCTGGATGCCGCCTATGCCGCGCATATGGAAGATTCCCTGGGTGGCCTCACGCCAGGCAAGTGGGCCGACTTCATTCTGGTCGATCAGGATATCTTCAGTGTACCTGCACAGGACATCTGGAAAACCCAGGTTATTCAGACCTGGCTGGCCGGTGAAAAAGTCTTCGACGCCAACACCACAACAAAATAA
- a CDS encoding serine/threonine dehydratase has product MDSPSLPVNFDDVYQASQRLKGKVTRTPLLQSARLNQWLGQRILFKAECFQTTGAFKLRGATNFITSLLETGNIPRHIVANSSGNHAQAVAFAAAQANIPVTVFSTESISAVKAAATKDYGAELRLFATRPEADEAVKFAAAQDGVVWIPPFNHPLIVAGQGTAALEALQDSNQVDAVFAPCGGGGLLSGTLLATRELAPEAKVIGAEPLVANDAARSLQSGVIESLDGPVSTLADGAATPAVGDITFPLLQQLDDFYEVNEQQIAYWTQWLQHLLKVHVEPTSAMTMAAVAAWAANTPAGQTAMVMLSGGNISQASMAKVWATDYLLQPPIIGEYYDSE; this is encoded by the coding sequence ATGGATAGCCCCTCATTGCCGGTCAATTTTGACGACGTATACCAGGCCTCACAGCGACTCAAGGGTAAAGTAACGCGCACACCACTTTTACAGTCAGCGCGGCTTAATCAATGGCTGGGACAACGTATTTTATTTAAAGCAGAGTGCTTTCAAACAACCGGTGCTTTTAAACTGCGTGGCGCAACCAACTTTATTACCAGCCTGCTGGAAACGGGTAATATTCCTCGCCATATTGTTGCCAACAGTTCAGGTAACCATGCCCAGGCCGTGGCATTTGCCGCCGCGCAAGCCAATATTCCGGTGACGGTATTTTCTACCGAGTCGATTTCTGCCGTAAAGGCTGCGGCGACCAAAGATTATGGCGCCGAATTGCGGCTGTTTGCCACTCGCCCGGAAGCGGATGAAGCGGTAAAATTTGCCGCAGCACAGGACGGTGTAGTGTGGATACCGCCGTTTAATCACCCTCTTATTGTTGCCGGCCAGGGCACCGCAGCCCTTGAAGCTCTGCAGGATAGTAACCAGGTAGACGCCGTATTTGCCCCTTGTGGCGGCGGCGGCTTGCTCAGCGGTACACTATTAGCGACCCGCGAGTTGGCGCCCGAGGCAAAGGTTATAGGGGCCGAGCCTTTGGTCGCCAATGATGCCGCCCGCTCATTGCAATCGGGCGTCATTGAATCCCTGGATGGGCCGGTGAGTACGCTGGCAGACGGTGCGGCAACGCCCGCTGTAGGGGATATCACCTTTCCTCTGCTCCAGCAGTTGGATGACTTTTACGAAGTGAATGAACAGCAAATTGCCTACTGGACCCAGTGGCTGCAACATTTGCTGAAAGTGCATGTTGAGCCCACCAGCGCCATGACCATGGCGGCTGTGGCAGCCTGGGCGGCGAATACCCCTGCCGGTCAAACGGCCATGGTCATGCTCTCCGGCGGCAATATCAGCCAGGCCAGCATGGCAAAAGTCTGGGCAACAGATTATTTATTACAACCACCAATAATTGGCGAATATTATGACTCTGAATAA
- a CDS encoding PH domain-containing protein, with translation MGLLDALMGNASEVDVADVQEELSPILADDEKVVSAYKLIRDLIVFTSNRFMFIDKQGMTGRKVEYHSIPYKAITQFKVETAGHFDLDAELKIFVSGQSTPLEFELKSDTATAVQKSLANAMF, from the coding sequence ATGGGATTATTAGATGCATTAATGGGCAATGCCAGTGAAGTGGATGTTGCTGATGTTCAGGAAGAACTGTCGCCTATTTTAGCTGATGATGAAAAGGTGGTAAGTGCTTACAAACTTATACGGGATTTAATTGTCTTTACCAGCAATCGCTTTATGTTTATCGACAAGCAAGGCATGACCGGTCGTAAAGTTGAATATCACTCCATTCCCTACAAAGCGATAACCCAGTTTAAAGTAGAAACGGCGGGTCATTTTGACCTCGATGCCGAGCTGAAGATTTTTGTTTCGGGCCAGTCGACGCCGTTAGAGTTTGAGCTTAAAAGTGACACCGCAACCGCTGTACAAAAATCACTGGCCAATGCGATGTTTTAA